One window of Leptotrichia trevisanii DSM 22070 genomic DNA carries:
- a CDS encoding beta-ketoacyl-ACP synthase III — protein MKVGILGTGSYVPEKIMTNDDLAKIVDTNDEWITVRTGIKERRIIDENEGTSDLAFRAAQKAIEDAGIDKNEIDLIIVATMTSDYGTPSTAALVQDKLGINTAAFDLSAACTGFVYAYSAGHSFVKAGIYKKVLVIGAEAMSRVVDWTDRGTCILFGDGAGAVVIGEVETGGYLASHLVADGSGACELLVPAGGTKEPVSKEKIDNKDIYLKMNGREIFKFAVRVFPETVEDVLAQAGITADDVDLFIPHQANIRIIESIAKRFKQPLDKFFVNLDKYGNTSAGSIPIALDEAIKEGKLKKGDKFVATGFGGGLTYGSILVELSK, from the coding sequence ATGAAAGTTGGAATTTTAGGAACAGGATCTTATGTGCCTGAAAAGATAATGACAAATGATGATTTGGCAAAAATTGTGGATACAAATGATGAGTGGATAACAGTTAGAACTGGTATCAAGGAAAGAAGAATTATAGATGAGAATGAAGGAACATCAGATTTGGCATTTAGGGCTGCACAAAAAGCAATTGAGGATGCAGGAATTGATAAAAATGAAATTGACTTAATTATTGTTGCAACTATGACATCTGATTATGGAACTCCATCGACTGCAGCACTTGTTCAGGATAAATTGGGGATAAACACAGCAGCGTTTGACTTAAGTGCAGCTTGTACTGGGTTTGTTTACGCTTACTCTGCTGGACATAGTTTTGTTAAGGCTGGAATTTATAAGAAAGTATTGGTTATCGGTGCAGAAGCAATGTCAAGAGTAGTTGACTGGACTGACAGGGGAACTTGTATTCTATTTGGAGATGGTGCAGGAGCTGTTGTGATTGGAGAAGTAGAAACTGGAGGATACTTAGCAAGCCATCTTGTAGCTGACGGTTCTGGAGCATGTGAATTATTAGTGCCTGCAGGAGGTACTAAAGAGCCTGTATCTAAAGAAAAAATTGATAATAAGGATATTTATCTGAAAATGAATGGGAGAGAAATTTTTAAATTTGCAGTAAGAGTGTTCCCAGAAACTGTAGAAGATGTATTGGCTCAGGCTGGAATAACTGCTGATGATGTTGATTTATTTATTCCGCATCAGGCAAATATCAGAATTATTGAGTCAATTGCAAAAAGATTTAAGCAGCCGCTAGATAAATTTTTCGTAAATTTGGATAAGTACGGAAATACTTCGGCGGGATCAATTCCGATAGCACTTGATGAGGCGATAAAGGAAGGAAAACTTAAAAAAGGCGATAAGTTTGTTGCTACTGGATTTGGTGGTGGACTGACTTATGGATCAATTTTGGTGGAATTGTCTAAATAG
- the rpmF gene encoding 50S ribosomal protein L32 — translation MAVPKKRTSKAKRNMRRSHDSIKAPNIVVEADGSIRRPHRLNLETGVYRGRQVLAGNEATDAE, via the coding sequence ATGGCAGTACCTAAGAAAAGAACCTCTAAAGCAAAAAGAAATATGAGAAGATCACACGATTCTATCAAAGCTCCAAACATTGTTGTAGAAGCTGATGGATCAATAAGAAGACCACACAGATTAAACTTGGAAACAGGAGTTTACAGAGGTAGACAAGTGTTGGCAGGTAATGAAGCAACTGATGCTGAATAG
- a CDS encoding TIGR00341 family protein: MIEKIKHEKYKILKRNIMEDSDFTKETMFILICAMIIASIGLNTNSVAVIIGAMLISPLMSPIQSLGLGLSNGNLKRVYVSLFRLGIFILISVVSSTFYFLVSPINDATPQILARTYPTLWDVLIAIFGGIAGVIGKTKEDGGNVVPGVAIATALMPPLCVVGFGIAHGNLKIFLGAGYLFIINVFFIMIATLVGLIVYSGNIFEARNKISIKKQIIFYIGSLIIIIPSIYTATTLVQDIARENSLKKFISRELKTHYVFDNSINKKDKTVTLKIVGDAFKKQDIEKLEKKLEKYKLKNYKLKIQQLSNEKYLTAQDLSKYLNEEKIKENAEDITLPLKNENQTILENDLKTVENILYKNFSNNIREVKIGKLIDANNNENFVVLVVGNETMTDEVSEKIKNIEFDTEKKYQIIIEKNKQEKVNTLSEENQK; the protein is encoded by the coding sequence ATGATAGAAAAAATAAAACATGAGAAATACAAGATTTTAAAAAGAAATATTATGGAAGATTCTGATTTTACGAAGGAAACAATGTTTATTCTGATTTGTGCAATGATTATAGCGTCAATAGGATTAAATACAAACTCTGTTGCAGTAATTATTGGAGCAATGTTGATTTCGCCACTAATGTCACCAATTCAGTCGCTAGGATTGGGATTATCAAATGGAAATTTAAAAAGAGTTTATGTATCACTTTTTAGATTGGGAATTTTTATATTAATAAGTGTAGTAAGTTCCACTTTTTATTTTTTAGTAAGCCCTATAAATGATGCAACACCACAGATACTAGCAAGAACTTATCCTACTTTATGGGACGTTTTAATCGCAATTTTTGGTGGAATTGCAGGAGTAATTGGAAAAACTAAAGAAGATGGTGGAAATGTAGTTCCTGGAGTAGCTATTGCAACAGCATTAATGCCGCCTTTATGTGTAGTAGGATTTGGGATTGCTCATGGGAATCTGAAAATTTTTCTTGGAGCAGGATATTTGTTTATAATAAATGTATTTTTTATAATGATAGCAACATTAGTTGGCTTGATAGTTTATTCTGGAAATATTTTTGAAGCAAGAAATAAAATTTCAATAAAAAAACAAATAATATTTTATATAGGAAGTTTAATCATAATTATTCCAAGTATATATACAGCAACAACTTTAGTTCAAGATATAGCGAGAGAAAATTCATTAAAAAAATTTATTTCAAGGGAATTAAAAACTCATTATGTTTTTGATAATTCTATTAATAAAAAAGATAAAACTGTTACTTTAAAAATTGTAGGAGATGCCTTTAAAAAACAGGATATTGAGAAATTAGAAAAAAAACTGGAAAAATATAAATTGAAAAACTATAAATTAAAAATACAGCAGTTATCCAATGAAAAGTATTTAACAGCACAGGACTTATCAAAATATCTGAACGAAGAAAAAATAAAAGAAAATGCGGAAGATATTACATTACCACTAAAAAATGAAAATCAAACAATTTTGGAGAATGATTTAAAAACTGTTGAAAATATTTTATATAAAAATTTTTCAAATAATATTAGAGAAGTTAAAATTGGAAAATTAATAGATGCAAATAATAATGAAAACTTTGTTGTTTTAGTTGTTGGGAATGAAACAATGACAGATGAAGTTTCTGAAAAGATAAAAAATATTGAATTTGATACTGAGAAAAAATATCAAATTATTATTGAAAAAAATAAGCAAGAAAAAGTTAATACATTATCTGAAGAGAATCAAAAATAA
- a CDS encoding GNAT family N-acetyltransferase — translation MRVVEWDRKENISKILIDVLELDPKFSFDKEKDDIFFLYNDEELYGYAILVLNDIAELKKIFILPKLRNNGYGTFFLKHMINWLTNKNFDSLILTNHKKMNNFLEKQRFIKTEDGYILNNLAEAKRQKKNMLSISKFAICVNIVLALLKIIAGKIFYSMSLLSDGLNSLSDLITNVLVIVGLKVGSNPEDKEHPFGHGKIESVFSVIIGTFIMITAFELIKDNFSKLTSFSNENNVNITLIPIVITVLAILIKIFQLTFMKEKAKKYNNALINSLLADYNTDIVISSSVLFGLLLSRIHPIFDTIVGFIVSIYIIKSGYELIKENSLILMDSQDDELIEKIRSEILQFEEIENAHDFRMTTSGKDIYMFVDVRMDKNKTIEEAHDITNKISKKIKHKYKNIKRLLIHIEPVYEDD, via the coding sequence TTGAGAGTAGTCGAATGGGATAGAAAAGAGAACATCAGTAAAATTTTAATAGATGTATTGGAGTTAGATCCAAAATTTTCTTTTGATAAGGAAAAGGATGATATATTTTTTTTATATAATGATGAAGAATTGTATGGTTATGCAATTCTAGTTTTAAATGATATTGCAGAATTAAAAAAAATATTTATTTTGCCAAAATTGAGAAATAATGGATATGGAACGTTTTTTTTAAAGCATATGATTAATTGGCTTACAAATAAAAATTTTGACTCACTAATCCTAACTAATCACAAAAAAATGAACAATTTTCTTGAAAAACAGCGATTTATAAAAACAGAGGATGGATACATATTAAATAATCTGGCAGAAGCTAAAAGGCAGAAAAAAAATATGCTATCTATTTCCAAGTTTGCAATTTGTGTAAATATTGTCCTTGCTTTATTAAAAATTATAGCTGGGAAAATTTTTTACAGCATGTCGCTACTTTCTGACGGATTAAATTCACTTTCGGATTTGATTACAAATGTGCTGGTTATTGTGGGGCTAAAGGTTGGAAGTAATCCTGAGGATAAGGAGCATCCGTTTGGGCATGGAAAGATAGAATCGGTTTTTAGTGTGATAATAGGGACGTTTATAATGATAACGGCTTTTGAGCTGATAAAAGATAATTTTTCAAAATTAACTTCTTTTAGTAATGAAAATAATGTGAATATTACACTTATTCCAATAGTTATAACTGTTTTGGCAATATTGATAAAAATTTTTCAATTGACTTTTATGAAGGAAAAGGCAAAGAAATATAATAATGCCTTGATAAATTCCCTACTTGCAGATTACAATACTGATATTGTTATTTCCAGTTCTGTTTTGTTTGGGTTGCTTTTATCAAGGATTCATCCTATATTTGATACGATTGTAGGATTTATTGTGTCAATTTACATTATAAAGAGCGGTTATGAACTGATAAAGGAAAATTCGTTAATATTGATGGATTCACAAGATGATGAGCTAATTGAGAAAATACGTTCAGAAATACTGCAATTTGAAGAAATTGAAAATGCACATGATTTTCGCATGACAACTTCTGGAAAAGACATTTATATGTTCGTAGATGTGAGAATGGATAAGAATAAAACGATTGAAGAGGCACACGATATTACGAATAAAATTTCTAAAAAGATTAAACATAAATATAAAAATATAAAAAGACTTTTGATTCATATAGAGCCTGTTTATGAAGATGATTAA
- a CDS encoding DEAD/DEAH box helicase — protein MEKLFDKLKKLTSLSIVDRGSRYFNKKKVELTTLIKTGDKITVESRVVGSYGNSYYVDITYFAGNRKQDENIVYECNCPNFSDTGKPCKHIIATGMAADKEIEAGNIYFKENREFKREEEEALETLQRDLEIKKAFTKKDAHVDIEKEAIEKFKEKLLDLKNRIDKDKIPDSEKNEYKLELEISQVVSTLSALRVKAGEKSLNYVKDLESFIYSIEKGQSYEVTSRNVYNPDLHYFNETDKKIIKNLDDYFKKKQGFGMHFSNYYGKPQGEPMNPLLAEQIFSAIENKKTIKSEGKTLYVTGEYEPIFAFQKDKRGKEKIILRDFIVLSSTSRYFSLRNGISNIEKFHKMRDVEWEIMDTLTDGTKKGTEYLNEISGKLINEIKEVLSKYEIPVAKIIEEYGKVNIFVEEGYGKNKLQVTISCLEESIRTNDGYFIPKKNEKLQKEISENFQKYADAKIIDNYLGYGFYNMPKHLKSTDIVLEIDKNEFLAMADIIDEKYSENVNINVSDKIKKIRRVGVEINIKSVGNELFSVNFNIEGIDEKDVETVLESVRNEEKFITLSSGELVKIANRSSEEMVGIVDIMTDLRIGENKISKIKALQLAQISGSINEELNEMEEFKQLFQKIKKRESKEPSNIKVKLFPYQQIGFNWLKNMYDIGFGGILADDMGLGKTLQAISLISEIQLENKDLFGIIIVPTSLLHNWKEEFYKFSDIKPILVEGTADVRKELIEKAEKGILITTYQTFRNDVKNYKNKKFDVAILDEAQNIKNVSSLVKKATNKLNSSVNFALTGTPIENSLMELWSIFDFILPSYLDNITKFRKKYKNSLNNPDSKKIFNLKNIVSPFILRRTKGEVLTELPEKVENNMIVELSEEQKKLYMAYVKQAKKELRGFKKEENNNLKVLAILTKLRQICNSPQLFDENYTGEVAKIELLKELMPDILRNNHRMLIFSQFLGTLEEIKAELEKENVKYFYIDGSIKSKERMEISKKFNSGEGQVVLISLKAGGTGLNLVGADVVIHYDPWWNFAVETQASDRAHRIGQKKSVQVIKLITEGTIEEKIIKIQEKKRTLSENILEKNNKNGDKEAKEIFEMDEKELMKLLSFDK, from the coding sequence TTGGAGAAATTATTTGATAAATTAAAAAAATTGACAAGTTTATCTATCGTGGATAGAGGAAGTAGATATTTTAATAAGAAAAAAGTGGAGTTGACTACACTTATAAAAACAGGAGATAAGATAACTGTTGAATCGAGAGTTGTGGGAAGTTATGGGAACAGTTATTATGTGGATATAACTTATTTTGCAGGTAATAGAAAACAGGATGAAAACATAGTGTATGAATGCAACTGTCCAAATTTTTCTGATACTGGAAAACCGTGTAAACATATTATTGCAACAGGGATGGCGGCTGACAAGGAAATTGAGGCTGGAAATATTTATTTTAAGGAAAATAGGGAATTTAAAAGGGAAGAAGAAGAGGCTTTAGAAACGCTTCAAAGAGATTTGGAAATAAAAAAAGCATTTACTAAAAAAGATGCACATGTAGATATTGAAAAAGAGGCGATTGAAAAGTTTAAGGAAAAACTGCTGGATTTGAAAAATAGGATTGACAAAGATAAAATTCCAGATTCAGAAAAAAATGAGTACAAGCTGGAACTTGAAATAAGTCAAGTGGTATCCACATTATCAGCTCTGAGGGTAAAGGCAGGGGAAAAGAGTTTAAATTATGTAAAGGATTTGGAATCTTTCATCTATTCAATAGAAAAAGGGCAGTCTTATGAAGTTACATCAAGAAATGTTTATAATCCAGATTTGCATTATTTCAATGAAACAGATAAAAAAATAATAAAAAATTTGGACGATTATTTTAAGAAAAAACAGGGATTTGGAATGCATTTTAGCAATTATTATGGAAAGCCGCAGGGCGAGCCAATGAATCCGTTGCTGGCAGAACAGATATTTTCAGCCATAGAAAATAAAAAGACAATAAAATCTGAAGGCAAGACACTTTATGTTACAGGGGAATACGAGCCAATATTCGCATTTCAAAAGGATAAACGAGGAAAAGAAAAAATAATTCTAAGAGATTTTATAGTTTTATCATCTACAAGCCGTTATTTTAGCTTGAGAAACGGCATATCAAACATTGAAAAATTTCATAAAATGAGAGATGTGGAATGGGAGATAATGGATACTCTTACAGATGGAACTAAGAAAGGAACAGAATATCTAAACGAAATATCTGGAAAATTGATTAATGAAATAAAAGAAGTGCTTTCAAAATACGAAATTCCAGTTGCCAAAATTATAGAAGAATATGGGAAGGTAAATATTTTTGTGGAAGAAGGGTATGGTAAAAATAAACTTCAGGTAACGATTTCTTGCCTTGAGGAAAGTATTAGAACAAATGATGGTTATTTTATTCCGAAAAAAAATGAAAAGTTACAAAAAGAAATTTCTGAAAATTTTCAAAAATATGCAGATGCAAAGATTATTGATAACTATTTGGGATATGGATTTTATAATATGCCAAAACATCTTAAATCAACTGACATTGTACTGGAAATTGACAAAAACGAGTTTCTTGCGATGGCGGATATTATTGATGAAAAATATTCTGAAAATGTCAATATTAATGTGAGTGATAAAATAAAAAAAATTCGTAGAGTTGGTGTGGAAATAAATATAAAGTCTGTTGGAAATGAACTTTTTAGCGTAAATTTCAATATTGAGGGAATTGATGAAAAAGATGTGGAAACAGTTTTGGAATCAGTAAGGAATGAGGAGAAATTTATTACGCTGTCAAGTGGAGAACTTGTAAAAATTGCCAATAGAAGTTCAGAAGAGATGGTTGGAATTGTCGATATAATGACTGATTTACGAATTGGAGAAAATAAAATTTCCAAAATAAAGGCTTTGCAGCTGGCACAAATTTCTGGCAGTATCAATGAGGAACTAAATGAAATGGAGGAATTTAAGCAGCTTTTCCAAAAAATAAAAAAACGTGAAAGTAAGGAGCCGTCAAATATAAAGGTAAAACTGTTTCCTTATCAGCAAATTGGCTTCAACTGGTTAAAAAATATGTATGACATTGGCTTTGGAGGAATTTTGGCGGATGATATGGGGCTTGGAAAAACTTTGCAGGCAATTTCGCTTATTTCGGAAATTCAGCTGGAAAATAAGGATTTGTTTGGAATAATTATTGTTCCAACTTCGCTTTTGCACAATTGGAAGGAGGAATTTTATAAATTTTCGGATATAAAGCCAATTCTTGTAGAAGGGACAGCTGATGTAAGAAAAGAATTGATTGAAAAAGCTGAAAAAGGGATTTTGATAACAACTTATCAAACTTTCAGAAACGATGTGAAAAATTATAAAAATAAAAAATTCGATGTGGCAATATTGGATGAGGCACAAAATATTAAAAATGTATCATCGCTTGTAAAAAAGGCAACAAATAAATTAAATAGTTCTGTAAATTTTGCCCTTACAGGAACTCCAATCGAAAACAGCCTCATGGAACTCTGGTCAATCTTTGATTTTATTCTGCCAAGCTATCTTGACAACATAACAAAATTCAGAAAAAAATACAAAAATTCATTAAACAATCCAGATTCTAAAAAAATATTTAACCTGAAAAATATAGTTTCTCCATTCATTTTACGAAGAACAAAAGGTGAAGTGCTGACGGAACTGCCTGAAAAAGTGGAAAACAACATGATTGTCGAATTAAGTGAAGAGCAGAAAAAATTATACATGGCATATGTGAAACAGGCAAAAAAGGAACTTAGAGGATTTAAAAAGGAAGAAAATAATAATTTGAAAGTGTTGGCAATTTTGACAAAGTTACGTCAAATCTGTAATTCTCCACAGTTATTTGATGAAAATTACACAGGTGAAGTTGCCAAAATTGAATTATTAAAGGAACTAATGCCTGATATTTTGAGAAATAACCATAGAATGCTTATATTTTCACAATTTCTAGGAACGCTGGAAGAAATAAAAGCAGAGTTGGAAAAGGAAAATGTCAAATATTTTTACATAGATGGAAGCATAAAGTCAAAGGAACGTATGGAAATTTCCAAAAAATTCAATTCAGGAGAAGGGCAAGTTGTGTTAATTTCATTAAAAGCTGGAGGAACGGGGCTAAATCTAGTCGGAGCAGATGTCGTAATCCACTACGATCCATGGTGGAATTTTGCTGTGGAAACTCAGGCAAGTGACAGAGCTCACAGAATTGGACAGAAAAAAAGCGTCCAAGTTATAAAATTAATAACAGAAGGCACAATTGAGGAAAAAATAATAAAAATTCAGGAAAAGAAACGAACTTTGAGCGAAAATATTTTGGAAAAAAATAATAAAAATGGTGATAAAGAAGCGAAAGAAATTTTTGAGATGGATGAAAAGGAATTGATGAAGCTTTTGAGTTTTGATAAATAG
- a CDS encoding DUF1439 domain-containing protein, with amino-acid sequence MKSKNSFLKTALLMLIMMFGVISCDFLANKTIRVPKSVIEAKTKEKFPITKNFLVGKITVKNPKISFKDNRIYLTTDYDASLLADRSEGVIELNSEIKFDEKTEQLYLVDMQVERILDKNGKDVVATPAARSMKAIITNYLETNPVYKYEQDDKKKVKVKNMFIKNGKLFVQT; translated from the coding sequence ATGAAAAGTAAAAATTCATTTTTAAAAACGGCGTTATTAATGCTGATAATGATGTTTGGAGTAATTTCCTGCGATTTTTTGGCAAATAAGACAATTCGTGTGCCAAAGTCGGTAATTGAGGCAAAGACTAAGGAAAAATTTCCGATTACAAAAAACTTTCTGGTAGGAAAAATTACTGTAAAAAATCCTAAGATTTCATTTAAGGATAACAGAATTTACCTTACAACTGATTATGATGCTTCATTGCTGGCGGACAGATCAGAGGGAGTTATTGAACTAAATAGTGAAATTAAGTTTGATGAAAAAACGGAGCAGCTTTATCTGGTGGATATGCAAGTGGAAAGAATTCTGGATAAAAATGGAAAAGATGTTGTGGCAACACCTGCTGCAAGATCAATGAAGGCAATAATAACAAATTATCTGGAAACAAATCCAGTTTATAAATATGAACAGGATGACAAGAAGAAAGTTAAAGTAAAAAATATGTTTATAAAAAATGGGAAGTTATTTGTTCAGACTTAA